The Biomphalaria glabrata chromosome 1, xgBioGlab47.1, whole genome shotgun sequence sequence atgaaaaataaaactcaccctaaacaggggtcaagataatccaacaagaaaatgtccaaggcaaATGCTAAGGCTATCCAATAGCAAAAACCAAGGAGAAATTCCAGAGCTCTCAAAAAAAACGTCTATCTGTATCAAcgtacaaaacaatggagagactgtactagacgataaatgacgcaaatcacacacacactaaatttacgtcactagaagttgtgacaagcaacaaaagctcagtcctctagtctacacagaaaatattaataatgtaatgacgtcatcaatatagtgatcaacgccgcactatcaattagagaactaattctactatacagttacatagataactgcgacaGAGGACTTGTAAGAATTTATCTTAGTTTatgtaaaaagaaatgtgcctttatcttggtatttgtctgagtattttattaagctgtttttttattttccttagtcgtaggtgttttgttttatatatattatactgttcCGTTTAATATCAAACTCAACAATGTAATATGATGCTGGgagtatcaataaaaaaatatattgatgaGAAACAATGTCTTAATTCAAATCAATTATAGTGAAATttttataaaggaaaaaaaagtattattaatttgttttgtaaataataattttaattcatCTTGAATGCAGCCATTGTAACAGAGTgattatagaaatatatttccAACTGTATCTACATTGTGAGAGAGTGAAACGAGACAGAAATATACATCTTCAGTTTAGATTCACACaatgatacaaataaaataataaattcgcAAATACAACGGGGGCACAATAATGAATGCTGAGTGAAAAAGTTCCACAAATGCGTTTCGCATTCAGATTCTTACTTTTGCAAACATCCGTCGAATAATGGCTCGATCTGAGGCCGGTAGTATGGCTCGATATGGAGCCGGTAATGTGGCCAGATTTtaccaaaaaattaaaattaaacgaAAGTAGCAATTAAAGCAAGGCAATATCTGTTAAAACAATTCTGGCTATACATGACACAGTACacagtttaaacaaaaacaaagcatcTTTCTTCACTTCTTGATTACATACTAGTGTAGTCATCTTCCTTCTAGTAATGAATATAGTGACGAATATACTGTTAATAGTATACACTCAGTAGATCGGTCAATGATCTTTTCCATCGGTCTGAGAACAATGCGAAGCATATGATTCCTCATAAAGTTTATCTActtatatttttgaaatattgctgttttttagtttattatttttattctttcaaCTGTGATACATGTCTTATAGATTATAAGGCCACACATATAGGAACacagtttcaaatgtttttaaacaagCTACGTCCCATTGCAAGCTAACACGATAAATGAAAGTCAAAAAGATTATGTTagcaagaaaaaacaaaacctgaATACACTTTTTATAATCGTAtcctttcagaaaaaaaaggtcCTTGTCATACCAATTGCTGAAAATCTGGCACTACAACGAATGGTCTTCAGTGACCGGTCATATGCCAAGCCCCCTCCATGCGCCACACGCTGAAGGCATAACTAAGTCTTTCATGTGCCATGTAACTACAGCTGGAGGGAAAGTACTTCATCTCGGTGTCATCACTTCTGAGGATCTGGAACAGGAAGTCAATATATCTGCAGGCGAGCTTCAGCGTTTGGATTTTGCTCAGCTTGTCTGAGGGCAGGGTTGGGATGATCTTCCTCAGCTGAGAGAACGCCTCGTTCAGAGACTCAGTCCTTTGGCGTTCTCGGACGTTGGCCAAGCAGCGCTGTGCCTGAAGCTCCTCGGGAGATTGCGGGCTTTTCCGTCTGGCTTTACGAGCTGCCTCGCTGCTAGGGGATGAGTCTTGTTTGTAAGGCCGCTTGCGAGATCTGTGTTCCATGAAGTGTTCGGCTCTGCTTGTGTCACCGCAACTGTCTTCAGAGGAACAGGATCGGGGGAACTCCTGCCAATGAAAAAGTGAATTGAAGTGTAAAGGCTACGTGGAAATACATGaacaaattacattttaaacaaataaaaagataaaaaaatgaaaaagtaatTCCAAAGACGATTGGCATCTTTACATCTTTACATCTAGTAGCAGACTCATACCTAGAACATCgatcaaaaagaaaattgtatcTAGTTGTGAAATGcgattttttttagaacaaacTTAGACAGACAAAAGAGCTTGTGGAAAAATTACTATATGTAATACTTTTGAATACAATTTtggaattaataataaaaagtttataGCACTtagaaacaatgacaatgtcttTCATCCTGGAGAGGGTGGGGGTGATACCATTAGCTAATATCGCCTCTTCACAGTCTTCCAGAATGTCTCTCATTGTTCAGACGTATATCTATAACTTTACATTGTTCAGACTTATATCTATAACTTTACTTCTATGCTAAGCTTTACTTATAACTTTATTTCTATACAAGTAAAACGAGTGAGCAAATGTTATGATTACTGCGGTAAACATAAatattatcttattatcttGCCGAAGAAGTATCCGAACTTTTACCCACAACGTTAATGACTTTTACGAGTATCAAGACTACATAATGGTTGAACATATATTACTATGTCTTACACTACCTCCtcactccaccccccccccaccccaccatgCCATCCCTCACTGTTGAACAGCCCCCTCCTCTTTCTATGTAGCCTGGGATTGTGTTGACTTAAGCATCTTGTTCAGTAAAAACAATGCAGAAGGCATCCCTAAAGAAAATGTTAGGAGACAGGCGAATGGGAGTCTGTGGTGAAATGACATACCAGGTCTGCGTGTTATGTCcgcaccccctccccccacccacccacgaCCATCAGCCATAACCtcaatttatttcctttttactTCAGTCTTAATTCTATCCCTACCGTcacccacccccacccctctcAGAATAATGTTGCTTTCCCCCCAGTGGCGCTACTTTAAGACACCACAGTGATGTCTCGTCAAGGAGGAGTACTATAGTGGAGGAGGTTAACGGAGGGGAGGAGAACCGAGGAGGTACGGATGggcggcggggggggggggggtagctcaCGTACTTACATAGCATCTGCTATGCCAATCTTGGTGGATACTCTGGTTAGGTGTTTGTAAACGAATCAAGACCAAACAGACCTAAACTACATCTTTCCTTGCTTGCTCCATGTCTCCTCTAGAGAAACACGGAAGAACACAAGAGAATGGGGAAACGGGTCATTTTCCTGTTCCTTAGCCTCACATCTCCTTTCTCTTATTACGTTGAACGGGCCACACACGTAACTTAGACGCACATAACTAAATGTTTGCAAACAAGACTGAGGCTCTACATGCCGAGGCCCCCAAGTGCCAGGATGACACAAAAGATGAAGAACAGCGCCCTCTGTAAGTTGGGTATGTTGACTTACTGCACTTGGTGCATAGTGCTGAGTACTTTACCTCGATGTCAAGTTGTACATCAATCTATGACGTAATTATGACTTGTTTATTGCAATGGCGTCGAACAATGTCGGGAGAAGTCAGCGGGAAACATTATTTGTAATTAGCAAACATTGACGTCATTCTAAGTCCATTCTTGACATATCTCTAGTTGAAATCTCTTGCTCAAATTCGTTTTTGGAGTGTACGAATTAATCCAGTTGACTAGGGGTGGTGTTTATCTTTTTATATACTTTCTAACGAGAGAATCGTAAGGGAAATCTAAAAACTAACGTCTCTTCATTTGATATTTAATGAGCTGTGGAGATTGTTGACATTCGTTAAGAGATAAATTAGCACAAGGTCATGCTACTCTCGATGCctatcaaaattttatttttcacagCGTTTCCACGAAATCGCTGATCCGTGTCGGGTGTGCGCAAGAAATATAATCACCTGGGTTTTTTTGGGTTGTTGTTTTACACAATTTATGAATGCAAAGTATTGGCCTGTCTACTGATTCCAATATTTCGGCTTTTCGGACCCCAGAATTCGATCAAATCTTGACTTATCTTTACGTGTTGAAATATTACAGCAATTTTGTTTAAAGCCTTTTAAATTcacttttttattctttatagtGCTTGCTGTGTTTAACATTGTATTATCAGGATGTGTAGACCTTAGTTCAATGATATCTAACTATTACTGTTCATGAACTTTCAAATCATATAGCTGTCAACTCTCTACACATGTATCATTGTTATGTTCAgatt is a genomic window containing:
- the LOC106074190 gene encoding twist-related protein 2-like, translated to MEGYRGGLSRIPLLLSKDTPNHVVKSEAEFQAAMDSLGRPGEHMSAYHHSNSLRMGAAHGSGVMSSTNQTALSRLSPCSDSSSLAEFPRSCSSEDSCGDTSRAEHFMEHRSRKRPYKQDSSPSSEAARKARRKSPQSPEELQAQRCLANVRERQRTESLNEAFSQLRKIIPTLPSDKLSKIQTLKLACRYIDFLFQILRSDDTEMKYFPSSCSYMAHERLSYAFSVWRMEGAWHMTGH